A part of Larimichthys crocea isolate SSNF chromosome VII, L_crocea_2.0, whole genome shotgun sequence genomic DNA contains:
- the gmnc gene encoding geminin coiled-coil domain-containing protein 1: METLASVWARDPRDLSDLGETSQTSVWDSQSLFNTSTPAGLMWTDQLSPHLQRNKQLQDTLLQREEELARLHEENIKLKEFLNSSFVRNLQQKAKKLSADGRRKLKRNLTSVDDGPSQTFQHVSKRVCRNLTAEFCSESSETASSSEPNLDLWVLRTLGLKDKDTIDTSSDSSTSSPDLSLVYDAAITSSLSSSLSPSVVTSTPSSVHGYNLKSTHQTDYSAVQYHEANCCNSAGSPQNCSNPPGQRCVLTTSAPPGPYEGPEAVIRSYNTLTAFQSPPLTEELPFTWSPDRVSRRVQTLEKDPAYWSPLTPSQDNIHLSPPADRVPFSPILSSSPVLNQLWTPVRGGSPVSPSVGSQTPRSRTDLAFTMSLSPSSSVKTHSFPQGQAFIRKDTGGRWNFTWVPRQGP, encoded by the exons ATGGAAACGCTGGCCTCTGTTTGGGCCCGTGACCCCCGTGACCTCAGCGACCTCGGAGAGACGAGCCAGACGTCTGTGTGGG actCTCAGTCTCTCTTCAACACGTCGACCCCTGCTGGTCTGATGTGGACCGATCAGCTatctcctcacctgcagagGAACAAACAG CTTCAGGACACtttgctgcagagagaagaagaactgGCTCGACTTCATGAGGAGAACATCAAACTGAAAGAGTTCCTCAACTCGTCGTTTGTCAGGAACCTCCAACAGAAAGCAAAG AAACTCTCTGCTGACGGGAGGAGGAAGCTGAAGAGAAACTTGACGTCTGTTGACGATGGACCTTCGCAGACCTTCCAGCATGTCAGCAAGAGAGTCTGCAGGAACCTGACCGCCGAGTTCTGCTCCGAGTCCTCTGAGACGGCGTCCTCCTCAGAACCAAACTTGGACCTCTGGGTTCTACGAACGCTGGGACTGAAGGACAAAGACACCATTGACACGTCCAGTGACTCGTCCACCTCCTCGCCTGACCTCAGTTTGGTTTACGATGCTGCCATCACGTCATCTCTCAGCTCGTCTCTCAGTCCATCAGTTGTGACTTCGACGCCTTCGTCCGTCCACGGTTACAACCTAAAATCCACACATCAGACTGATTACAGCGCTGTCCAGTACCATGAAGCAAACTGTTGTAACTCTGCCGGGTCACCTCAGAACTGCTCAAATCCTCCAGGTCAACGCTGTGTCTTAACCACCTCTGCACCACCCGGACCATATGAAGGTCCTGAAGCTGTGATCCGGAGCTACAACACATTAACTGCCTTCCAGTCGCCACCACTAACAGAAGAGCTGCCCTTCACCTGGTCACCGGACAGAGTCTCGAGGCGAGTCCAAACTCTGGAGAAGGATCCGGCTTACTGGTCTCCACTGACACCATCCCAGGACAACATCCACCTCAGTCCACCAGCAGACAGAGTGCCCTTCTCCCCCATCTTGTCTTCGAGTCCTGTCCTGAACCAGTTATGGACGCCTGTTCGTGGTGGCAGCCCGGTGAGTCCTTCGGTTGGATCTCAGACGCCTCGCAGCCGCACAGATTTGGCCTTCACCATGTCCCTCAGTCCGTCCAGCAGCGTCAAGACACACAGCTTCCCCCAGGGACAAGCCTTCATCAGGAAGGACACCGGGGGAAGGTGGAACTTCACCTGGGTACCGAGACAAGGACCATAG